In Polaribacter sp. Hel_I_88, the following proteins share a genomic window:
- a CDS encoding universal stress protein: MKNILLPTDFSKNSWNAIEYAINFYKDTPCNFYLLNVGRESNLVVNDSPYIPNKDVLENLILKPSKQKLKQFLKQIREEFPKNKKHNFYTLVDYNFFIDSIRKHVKEKEIDLIIMGTKGASGFKEYMIGSNTGEVITKVSCTTLVVPENAKYTALKEIAFPTDFILSYNTQILKSISAILQKENASLRILHINKKKIQLTIDQENNKDVLEDLFSNFEGSFHNLTNTKVEDAVQCFVESRNINMIAMVAKSLNYFQQILFHSKVEKISYHTNVPFLVLHE, from the coding sequence ATGAAAAACATTTTACTTCCTACAGATTTTTCTAAAAATTCATGGAATGCAATTGAGTATGCAATTAATTTTTATAAGGATACTCCTTGTAATTTTTACTTGTTAAATGTTGGTAGAGAAAGTAATTTAGTTGTGAATGATTCTCCTTATATTCCTAATAAAGATGTGCTTGAAAATCTCATCTTAAAACCTTCAAAACAAAAATTAAAACAATTTTTAAAGCAAATAAGAGAAGAGTTTCCTAAAAATAAAAAGCACAATTTTTATACTTTAGTAGACTATAATTTTTTTATTGATTCTATTAGAAAGCACGTTAAAGAAAAAGAAATCGATTTAATAATTATGGGAACCAAAGGAGCTTCTGGTTTTAAAGAATACATGATTGGTAGTAATACAGGAGAGGTTATTACAAAAGTATCTTGTACTACTTTAGTGGTGCCAGAAAACGCAAAATACACAGCGCTTAAAGAAATTGCTTTTCCTACAGATTTTATTTTATCTTATAATACTCAAATCCTAAAATCAATTTCAGCAATACTGCAGAAAGAAAACGCGTCTTTGCGAATTTTACATATCAATAAAAAGAAAATTCAATTAACAATAGACCAAGAAAACAATAAAGATGTTTTAGAGGATTTATTCAGCAATTTTGAAGGTAGCTTTCATAATTTAACCAACACAAAAGTAGAAGATGCTGTGCAATGTTTTGTGGAAAGTAGAAACATAAATATGATAGCAATGGTTGCTAAAAGTTTAAACTATTTTCAGCAAATATTATTTCATTCTAAAGTAGAGAAAATTAGCTACCATACCAATGTCCCTTTTTTAGTATTACACGAATAA
- the raiA gene encoding ribosome-associated translation inhibitor RaiA, which yields MKINIQFVTMPTSETMQNYAIEKLEKMARKYDSIISVEVFFKKENDPKGNGKICEMVVSLSGPRIFASSNEKNFEVAVKSTISDLEKQLEKRKAIAKPYA from the coding sequence ATGAAAATAAATATTCAATTTGTAACAATGCCCACAAGCGAAACAATGCAAAATTATGCAATTGAAAAGCTAGAAAAAATGGCTCGAAAATACGATTCAATTATAAGTGTAGAAGTTTTTTTTAAGAAAGAAAACGATCCTAAAGGTAATGGTAAAATTTGTGAAATGGTGGTAAGCTTATCTGGTCCAAGAATATTTGCTTCTTCAAATGAAAAAAACTTTGAAGTTGCTGTAAAAAGTACCATTAGCGATTTAGAAAAGCAATTAGAAAAGCGAAAAGCAATTGCAAAACCTTACGCTTAA
- a CDS encoding universal stress protein, translating to MKKILLPTDFSDNAWNAIVYALKLYKNQKCKFVLLNTYTPMIYNIDYMEINGATANVVNSIRETSEKGLNDVLTKIQKKFKNPNHSFTMLSSFNTLVSEIKELHQENIIDFIVMGTKGATGLTEILFGSNTIHVIKNVKCPILAVPSGFGFESPEEILFPSDYEISFKQKHLQPIIEIAEPYTSRVHFLNVSFGNDLTDTQIENKKRLESSFKKIAHIFHSVPNQNVTDAIARFGLKVDINLLVMINNKHSFFENLFFQSKIHQIGFHLNIPFLIIPSKV from the coding sequence ATGAAAAAAATACTTTTACCAACCGATTTTTCTGATAATGCTTGGAATGCAATTGTATATGCTCTTAAACTTTACAAAAATCAAAAATGTAAGTTTGTGTTGCTTAATACATATACTCCCATGATTTATAATATAGATTATATGGAGATAAATGGAGCTACAGCAAATGTTGTTAACTCTATCAGAGAAACGTCAGAAAAAGGATTAAATGATGTGCTTACTAAGATTCAAAAAAAATTTAAAAACCCAAATCATAGTTTTACAATGCTTTCTTCATTTAATACTTTGGTGAGTGAAATTAAAGAACTACATCAAGAAAACATTATAGATTTTATAGTAATGGGAACTAAAGGAGCCACTGGCTTAACAGAAATTTTATTTGGCTCTAACACAATTCACGTTATAAAAAATGTAAAATGCCCAATTTTGGCTGTACCAAGTGGTTTTGGTTTTGAGTCTCCAGAAGAAATATTATTTCCATCAGATTATGAAATTTCTTTTAAACAAAAACATTTACAACCAATTATAGAAATTGCTGAACCTTATACCTCACGAGTTCACTTTTTAAACGTTTCTTTTGGCAATGATTTAACTGATACACAAATTGAAAATAAAAAAAGACTAGAAAGTTCATTCAAAAAAATTGCACATATTTTTCATAGCGTTCCCAATCAAAATGTAACAGATGCTATTGCTAGATTTGGTTTAAAAGTGGATATTAATTTGTTGGTAATGATTAACAACAAACACTCTTTCTTTGAAAATTTATTTTTTCAATCAAAAATACATCAAATAGGGTTTCATTTAAACATTCCTTTTTTAATTATACCTTCTAAAGTTTAA
- the gldD gene encoding gliding motility lipoprotein GldD, whose product MRKILYSLFSIIFTLLVISCDDAVLPKPKAYLSLEYPDKEYKKLEVSRPYSFDVLESTKIIDETNNWLKITYPNLKASIDITYRPVENNLKELLTEAEKLVFKHAVKAEQIVPKDFVNPNKRVFGSLYEITGNAASHLQFHATDSTTHFIKGSLYFYAKPNYDSILPAVDYIKKDVLKLVETLDWKPL is encoded by the coding sequence ATGCGTAAGATTCTCTATTCTCTTTTTTCTATCATCTTTACTCTATTAGTTATTTCTTGTGATGATGCTGTGCTACCAAAACCAAAAGCATATTTGAGTTTAGAATACCCTGATAAAGAATACAAAAAGTTAGAGGTTTCAAGACCCTATTCTTTTGATGTTTTAGAATCTACAAAAATAATTGATGAAACAAATAATTGGTTAAAAATTACATATCCAAATTTAAAAGCATCTATAGATATTACTTACAGACCTGTAGAAAACAACTTAAAAGAACTCTTAACAGAAGCAGAAAAACTAGTTTTTAAACACGCTGTAAAAGCAGAACAAATTGTACCAAAAGATTTTGTAAACCCTAATAAAAGAGTTTTCGGTTCATTATATGAAATTACTGGAAACGCAGCTTCTCACCTACAGTTTCATGCAACAGATAGCACAACTCACTTTATAAAAGGATCGCTCTATTTTTATGCAAAACCAAATTACGATTCTATTTTGCCAGCTGTAGATTACATTAAAAAAGATGTCTTAAAGTTAGTAGAAACATTAGATTGGAAACCACTTTAA
- a CDS encoding gliding motility-associated protein GldE: MNPDPEHLYLLLNSIDFLTGINAIVLILLLISSALISGTEVAFFSLSQSDLNELTHEAKGENIIVTLLERPRKLLATILITNNFINILIVLLFASLAETLFGDFDTQLNAYFFTIPIRFLIEIVLVTFLILLFGEVLPKVYASRNALPFSRKMSKFIKIINVILTPFSLPLITLTKFIEKKLGSKNSNFSVETLSQALELTSEGATTKDEQKILQGIVNFGNTETVQIMIPRIDIFAISDDETYEVVLAKILENGYSRNPVYKENSDNIIGVLFAKDLLAHLNKKNFKWQNLVREAYFVPENKKLDDLLDDFRARKNHLAIVVDEYGGTSGIVTLQDVIEEIVGDINDEFDDEDLHYSKIDANNYIFEGKTTIKDFCRVLDDEDEEIFEQEKGESETLAGFILEISGKFPKKNEKIIFKNYTFTIEALDKKRIKQVKATRNA, encoded by the coding sequence TTGAATCCAGATCCCGAACATTTATATTTATTATTAAATTCCATCGATTTTTTAACTGGAATAAATGCTATTGTTTTAATCTTATTATTAATTAGTTCTGCATTAATTTCTGGTACTGAAGTTGCCTTTTTTTCGCTTTCTCAAAGCGATTTAAATGAACTTACTCACGAAGCTAAAGGAGAAAATATAATTGTTACTTTATTAGAAAGACCTCGAAAATTATTGGCAACCATCTTAATTACCAATAATTTTATTAATATTTTAATTGTACTACTTTTTGCTTCTTTAGCAGAAACTCTTTTTGGCGATTTCGATACTCAACTAAATGCATACTTCTTTACAATTCCCATCCGTTTTTTAATTGAAATTGTTTTAGTTACTTTCTTAATTTTGTTGTTTGGAGAAGTTTTACCAAAAGTATATGCTTCTAGAAATGCGTTGCCATTTTCAAGAAAAATGTCAAAATTCATTAAAATAATCAATGTTATTTTAACTCCTTTTAGCTTGCCACTAATAACACTTACAAAATTTATCGAAAAGAAACTTGGCAGTAAAAACTCAAATTTTTCTGTAGAAACTTTATCACAAGCTTTAGAGCTAACTTCGGAAGGAGCCACTACCAAAGACGAACAAAAAATATTACAAGGAATTGTAAATTTCGGAAACACAGAAACTGTTCAAATTATGATTCCTAGAATCGATATTTTTGCAATTTCCGATGATGAAACTTACGAAGTTGTTTTAGCAAAAATCCTAGAAAATGGCTATTCCAGAAATCCTGTTTACAAAGAAAATTCAGATAATATCATTGGAGTTTTATTTGCAAAAGATTTATTAGCACATTTAAATAAGAAAAACTTTAAATGGCAAAATTTGGTTCGTGAAGCTTATTTTGTGCCTGAAAACAAAAAATTAGATGATCTACTAGACGATTTTAGAGCACGTAAAAACCATTTAGCAATTGTTGTTGATGAATATGGAGGCACAAGTGGAATTGTTACGTTACAAGACGTAATTGAAGAAATTGTTGGCGATATTAATGACGAATTTGATGATGAAGATTTACATTATTCTAAGATAGACGCAAATAATTATATTTTTGAAGGTAAAACAACTATTAAGGATTTTTGTAGAGTTTTAGATGATGAAGATGAGGAAATCTTTGAACAAGAAAAAGGTGAAAGCGAAACTTTAGCTGGATTTATCCTGGAAATTTCTGGAAAATTTCCTAAAAAGAACGAGAAAATAATCTTCAAGAATTATACGTTTACTATTGAAGCGTTAGATAAAAAACGCATAAAACAAGTAAAAGCAACAAGAAATGCGTAA
- a CDS encoding single-stranded DNA-binding protein, giving the protein MAAGTINKVILIGNLGDDVKMHYFDDQNCVGRFPIATSESYTNKQTGEKVTNTDWHNIVVRNGLAKVCEKYLGKGDKVYVEGKLKNRQWEQDGVKRYSTEVQVNEMTMLSTKKNADMGNNTQENNPASAKPEQPKSVVKEEENDDLPF; this is encoded by the coding sequence ATGGCAGCAGGAACAATAAACAAAGTAATTTTAATCGGTAATTTAGGTGATGACGTAAAAATGCATTATTTTGATGATCAAAATTGTGTTGGGCGTTTTCCAATTGCAACAAGTGAAAGCTATACCAACAAACAAACTGGCGAAAAAGTAACCAATACAGACTGGCATAATATTGTTGTTAGAAATGGTTTGGCTAAAGTTTGTGAAAAATATTTAGGCAAAGGAGATAAAGTGTATGTAGAAGGAAAACTGAAAAACAGACAGTGGGAACAAGATGGTGTAAAACGTTATTCTACTGAAGTGCAAGTAAATGAAATGACGATGTTATCGACCAAAAAAAATGCAGATATGGGTAACAACACACAAGAAAACAATCCAGCTTCTGCAAAACCTGAACAACCAAAATCGGTTGTAAAAGAAGAAGAAAATGACGATTTACCATTTTAA
- the mutY gene encoding A/G-specific adenine glycosylase yields MKFSNTLVYWYLQNDRELPWRKSKNPYFIWLSEIMLQQTRVAQGMAYYLKFTETFPTVFDLANADESTVLKMWQGLGYYSRARNLHFTAKHVANELNGVFPSTYKELIKLKGIGDYTASAIASICFDEPNAVVDGNVYRVLSRYFGIKTAINSSAGIKEFKILAQSLLDTSQSGTYNQAIMDFGALHCKPQNPLCETCPFADSCVAFEKKLTKELPVKEKKIKIKNRYFNFLVIKTAVDKTILSERKGKGIWQGLYQFPLIESDKIIDKNDLIASEEFIQLFPDETTISLFNKKEIVHKLSHQHLYTQFWIVETETLKKATVNWTDIKKYPVPVLIANFLEEYQPKSN; encoded by the coding sequence ATGAAATTTTCTAACACTTTAGTTTACTGGTACTTACAAAACGACAGGGAATTGCCTTGGCGAAAATCTAAAAATCCTTACTTTATTTGGCTCTCAGAAATTATGCTGCAGCAAACCAGAGTTGCGCAAGGCATGGCATATTACCTTAAGTTTACGGAAACATTTCCAACCGTTTTTGACCTTGCAAATGCAGATGAAAGTACCGTTCTTAAAATGTGGCAAGGCTTAGGATATTACTCTAGAGCACGAAACCTACATTTTACTGCAAAACATGTTGCTAACGAATTAAATGGCGTATTTCCATCAACCTATAAAGAACTCATAAAACTAAAAGGAATTGGAGATTATACAGCTTCTGCAATTGCTTCTATTTGTTTTGATGAACCAAATGCGGTTGTAGATGGGAATGTTTACAGAGTTTTATCTCGCTATTTTGGCATTAAAACAGCCATTAATTCATCAGCAGGAATTAAAGAATTTAAAATCTTAGCACAGTCCTTATTAGATACTTCGCAATCTGGAACCTATAATCAAGCTATTATGGATTTTGGTGCTTTGCATTGTAAACCTCAAAATCCACTGTGTGAAACCTGTCCTTTTGCTGATAGTTGTGTGGCTTTCGAAAAGAAATTAACAAAAGAATTACCAGTTAAAGAGAAGAAAATCAAGATTAAAAACAGGTATTTTAATTTTTTAGTGATAAAAACTGCGGTTGATAAAACCATTTTATCCGAAAGAAAAGGCAAAGGTATTTGGCAAGGTTTGTATCAATTTCCTTTAATTGAGAGTGATAAAATTATCGATAAAAATGATTTAATTGCATCCGAAGAATTTATACAACTATTTCCTGATGAAACCACGATTTCACTTTTTAACAAAAAAGAAATTGTACACAAACTTTCTCATCAGCATTTATACACTCAATTTTGGATTGTTGAAACTGAAACCTTAAAAAAAGCAACCGTAAATTGGACAGATATTAAAAAATATCCTGTTCCTGTTTTAATTGCTAATTTTTTAGAGGAATATCAACCAAAAAGTAATTGA
- a CDS encoding HU family DNA-binding protein yields MTKADIVSKISDKSGIEKTDVLATVEAFMTEVKDALEGGDNVYLRGFGSFIIKTRAEKTGRNISKNTTIKIPAHNIPAFKPAKTFTEGVKNKVAVK; encoded by the coding sequence ATGACGAAAGCAGATATCGTATCAAAAATTTCAGATAAATCAGGAATCGAAAAGACAGACGTTTTAGCAACTGTTGAAGCATTTATGACTGAAGTAAAAGATGCATTAGAAGGTGGTGACAACGTTTATTTAAGAGGTTTTGGTAGTTTTATCATCAAAACTAGAGCAGAAAAAACTGGTAGAAATATTTCAAAAAATACAACTATTAAGATTCCAGCTCATAACATTCCAGCTTTTAAACCAGCAAAAACTTTTACTGAAGGAGTAAAAAATAAAGTAGCTGTAAAGTAA
- a CDS encoding ribonuclease E/G produces the protein MKTELIIRSNSSDIDFALLRDGKLIELNNETTGNKFSVGDIFLAKIGKVLTGLNASFVNVGYPKDGFLHYHDLGAQVNSLNSFLKKVSTGKYKEFTLKNFQKEEDINKDGSINKVLKTGQNLLVQIVKEPISTKGPRLSSELSIAGRYLVLVPFSNRVSVSQKIEDPKEKERLKRLAKSIRPKGFGVILRTVAEGKKVAELDKDLQNSLERWTTMCKRIPNTNTPTKILSELNRASSILRDVMNETFTNIVTNDETLKVEIKEYLQEIYPEKEKIVKLHKSEVPIFEKYGIERQIKTSFGKTVSMSKGAYLVIEHTEALHVIDVNSGNRSNKAGSQEDTALEVNLISATEVARQLQLRDMGGIIVVDFIDMHKAENRNKLFQHLKEQMALDRTKHKILPPTKFGLIQITRQRVRPELSIKTTEDNPNKNGQVEAPIVLLDNIESDLEKYIINLEQHKSTDKKIQLHIHPFIAAYLTKGVNSIRFKWYLKHKKWITIIPRDAYTYLHYKFTSSKEEK, from the coding sequence ATGAAAACAGAATTGATTATTCGTTCAAATTCATCTGATATTGATTTTGCCTTATTAAGAGATGGAAAACTTATTGAATTAAATAATGAAACAACTGGTAACAAATTTTCTGTAGGCGATATTTTTTTAGCCAAAATAGGAAAAGTGTTAACAGGTTTAAACGCATCATTTGTAAATGTTGGCTATCCAAAAGATGGCTTTTTACATTATCATGATTTAGGTGCGCAAGTAAACTCATTAAATTCGTTCCTTAAGAAAGTAAGCACAGGTAAGTATAAAGAATTCACTTTAAAAAACTTCCAGAAAGAGGAAGACATTAACAAAGACGGTAGTATTAACAAAGTATTAAAAACAGGGCAAAACCTGTTGGTACAAATTGTAAAAGAACCAATTTCTACAAAAGGCCCAAGATTAAGTTCAGAACTTTCTATAGCTGGTAGGTATTTGGTATTAGTTCCTTTTTCTAACAGAGTTTCTGTTTCTCAAAAAATAGAAGATCCGAAGGAAAAAGAACGCTTAAAAAGATTGGCAAAGAGCATAAGACCTAAAGGTTTTGGCGTTATTTTAAGAACTGTTGCAGAAGGTAAAAAAGTAGCAGAATTAGATAAAGATTTGCAAAACTCATTAGAACGTTGGACAACCATGTGTAAGAGAATTCCTAACACAAATACACCAACAAAAATTTTAAGTGAGTTAAACAGAGCATCTTCTATTTTAAGAGATGTTATGAATGAAACTTTTACAAATATTGTAACAAATGATGAAACTTTGAAAGTAGAAATTAAAGAATATCTGCAGGAAATTTATCCTGAAAAGGAGAAAATTGTAAAGTTACACAAGTCTGAAGTGCCTATTTTTGAAAAATACGGAATCGAAAGACAAATTAAAACATCGTTTGGAAAAACAGTTTCCATGAGCAAAGGTGCCTATTTAGTTATAGAGCACACAGAAGCTTTACATGTTATAGATGTAAATAGTGGAAACCGATCAAACAAAGCAGGTTCTCAAGAAGATACTGCATTAGAGGTAAATCTTATTTCAGCAACTGAAGTAGCACGTCAATTACAATTGCGTGATATGGGAGGTATTATTGTAGTAGATTTTATTGATATGCACAAAGCTGAAAACAGAAATAAATTGTTTCAGCATTTAAAAGAACAAATGGCTTTGGATAGAACAAAGCACAAAATTTTACCACCAACTAAATTTGGTTTGATACAAATTACAAGACAAAGGGTAAGACCTGAGTTAAGTATAAAAACTACCGAAGACAATCCAAATAAAAATGGTCAAGTAGAAGCTCCAATAGTTTTGTTAGATAATATAGAATCTGATTTAGAGAAATATATTATTAATTTAGAGCAGCACAAATCAACCGATAAAAAGATACAATTACACATTCATCCTTTTATTGCTGCCTATTTAACAAAAGGAGTAAATTCAATTCGTTTTAAATGGTATTTAAAACACAAAAAGTGGATTACAATTATACCTAGAGATGCTTACACATACTTACATTATAAATTTACTTCTTCAAAAGAAGAAAAATAA
- a CDS encoding PepSY domain-containing protein, protein MLQHKKFKKLISNIHLWLGLSSGILVFIIAITGCIYVFQDEIKDVVYKHRFVKYQETNFVKPSLIFDLIEEKYPNSQGSMVVYNGKYRSAAISIMVDEVPYTIYLNPYSGEIIHEENLETEFFMVIENLHRFLLLPEEIGKQVTGIATIIFILMLLSGLVLWWPKKLKSATQNFKIRWKAKWRRKNYDLHRTFGFYIILPSLFLAITGLAFTYEVVEDGLFTIGNIGEDSVKKQEPIQFDNIEVASSKALDASFFKTQELSPNNNMLFVWKQFNGLPIVTGAYPKALVFDNQSNFLFHPVNGDLLETQYFKDKLGGTKLQEINFGLHTGQYLGLFGKVMAFLASLLVASLPVTGFLIWYGRKKRKKNNFI, encoded by the coding sequence ATGTTACAGCATAAAAAGTTTAAAAAGCTTATTAGTAATATACATTTATGGCTTGGTTTGAGTTCTGGTATACTTGTTTTTATTATTGCAATAACTGGTTGTATTTATGTTTTTCAAGATGAAATTAAAGATGTTGTTTATAAACATCGTTTTGTAAAATATCAAGAAACTAATTTTGTAAAGCCTTCTTTAATTTTTGATTTAATTGAAGAAAAGTATCCAAATTCTCAAGGTAGTATGGTTGTTTATAATGGTAAATATAGATCTGCAGCTATTTCCATTATGGTTGATGAAGTTCCTTATACTATTTATTTAAATCCTTATTCTGGAGAAATAATACACGAAGAAAATTTAGAAACTGAATTTTTTATGGTCATAGAAAATTTGCATCGGTTTTTATTGTTACCAGAAGAAATCGGAAAGCAAGTTACCGGTATAGCTACCATTATTTTTATTTTAATGCTTTTATCAGGCTTGGTTTTATGGTGGCCAAAAAAGTTAAAAAGTGCAACACAAAATTTTAAAATTAGATGGAAAGCAAAATGGAGAAGAAAAAATTACGATTTGCATAGAACTTTTGGTTTTTATATAATTTTACCTTCCCTTTTTTTAGCTATTACAGGCTTAGCTTTTACGTATGAGGTTGTAGAAGATGGTCTTTTTACAATTGGTAATATTGGAGAGGATTCTGTAAAAAAACAAGAACCAATACAGTTTGATAATATTGAAGTTGCAAGTTCTAAAGCATTAGATGCTTCTTTCTTTAAAACACAAGAATTATCGCCAAATAATAATATGCTTTTTGTTTGGAAACAGTTTAACGGTTTGCCTATTGTAACAGGAGCTTATCCTAAAGCTTTAGTTTTCGACAATCAATCTAACTTTTTATTTCATCCAGTGAATGGAGATCTTTTAGAAACTCAGTATTTTAAAGATAAATTGGGTGGAACCAAACTTCAAGAAATAAATTTTGGTTTGCATACTGGTCAATATTTAGGGCTTTTTGGTAAAGTTATGGCTTTTTTAGCAAGTCTTTTAGTAGCTTCTTTACCAGTTACAGGTTTTTTGATCTGGTATGGAAGAAAAAAAAGAAAAAAAAATAACTTTATATAG
- a CDS encoding TonB-dependent receptor, with amino-acid sequence MKYLLKILLLLLFISMSSLAQKNTFSIAGKVTDELGYPLFGASVAVKNTNFGTTTDFDGVFKIEIKNLTSIILEFSYLGFQKQTKIVDFKNNSKQIINIVLKESADSLEGLSIVAKSKIRRAREQAYAVNVVKAAELFNTGANINEVLNKTSGVRIREDGGLGSNFSFSLNGFSGKQVKFFLDGIPIDNFGSSLTLNNFPISLASSIEIYKGVLPITLGSDALGGAVNIVSRTTPNYLDVSYGLGSFNTHKANVNYAYTLEKSGFTVRSSAFYNFSDNNYSVKVQPINLQTNQRLPLQEVERFHDNYKSATAQINIGFVNKSFADNLLVGFIASGNDKEIQTGVTMNQVFGGRTSNSSAFITSLKYDKTDIFTKNLDFKMYAAFNKSKNQFRDTTRLRYNWLQETIPTSTAESFRTQLLNNDDEFLVTSNLAYKISDIHSISLNYQFIDFSRSSSDVENPDTISFQFPQQLQKQTFGFAHQAKWQRFNITTFAKYYLLDANSFDTSVTSNLLETRQSSLNNFGYGFAATYFILPKLQIKSSFERAFRLPESVELLGDGLFTRRNANLLPEESYNFNLGVKYESNSFSNHIFNFETNYFLRNTNDYIRLDQAQSQPVDRQFINIGKVFTNGFEVDLQYRWKQKLRISANATYQNIIDKQEFITTTNLGGTIETPNLNFDFKVPNIPFLYGNLNVDYSFKPSPKNNKLNIGYSLNYVEEYFFTPNQLGANNQDNIPTQLSHNAMVSYEIDEGKYNISLEARNITNQDLFDNYLLQKPGRSFFINFRYYLEKQ; translated from the coding sequence TTGAAATATTTATTAAAAATTTTACTCTTACTTCTATTTATTTCTATGTCTAGTTTGGCACAAAAAAATACATTTAGTATTGCTGGTAAAGTTACAGATGAACTTGGATACCCATTATTTGGTGCCAGTGTAGCTGTTAAAAACACCAATTTTGGAACAACTACAGATTTTGATGGAGTTTTTAAAATTGAAATTAAAAATCTTACTTCAATTATTTTAGAGTTTTCTTATTTAGGTTTTCAAAAACAGACCAAAATTGTAGATTTCAAAAATAATAGCAAACAAATAATAAATATTGTTCTTAAAGAATCAGCAGATAGTTTAGAAGGTTTAAGTATTGTTGCGAAAAGTAAAATTAGAAGAGCCAGAGAACAAGCCTATGCAGTAAATGTTGTTAAAGCAGCAGAATTGTTTAATACAGGAGCAAATATTAATGAAGTTTTAAACAAAACATCTGGCGTTAGAATTCGAGAAGATGGTGGTTTAGGTTCAAATTTTTCTTTTTCTTTAAACGGATTTTCTGGCAAACAAGTAAAATTTTTTTTAGACGGAATTCCTATAGATAACTTTGGATCTTCCTTAACTTTAAATAATTTTCCAATAAGTCTGGCATCATCTATAGAAATTTATAAAGGTGTTTTGCCAATTACTTTGGGCTCTGATGCTTTGGGTGGTGCTGTAAATATTGTTTCTAGAACTACACCAAATTATTTGGATGTTTCTTATGGTTTAGGCTCTTTTAATACACATAAGGCAAACGTAAATTATGCTTATACTTTAGAAAAATCTGGTTTTACAGTTAGATCAAGTGCTTTTTATAATTTTTCTGATAACAATTATAGCGTAAAGGTTCAGCCTATAAATTTGCAAACAAACCAACGTTTACCACTGCAAGAAGTAGAACGTTTTCATGACAATTATAAATCTGCAACAGCACAAATTAACATTGGTTTTGTAAATAAATCTTTTGCAGATAATTTATTAGTCGGTTTTATTGCTTCTGGCAATGATAAAGAAATACAAACTGGAGTTACCATGAACCAAGTTTTTGGTGGTAGAACATCAAATTCATCAGCATTTATTACTAGTTTAAAATACGATAAAACAGACATTTTTACAAAAAATTTAGATTTTAAAATGTATGCAGCATTTAATAAGTCTAAAAATCAGTTTAGAGATACTACAAGATTACGTTACAATTGGTTGCAAGAAACCATACCAACTTCTACTGCAGAAAGTTTTAGAACACAACTTTTAAATAATGATGATGAGTTTTTAGTTACCTCTAATTTAGCATATAAAATATCTGACATACATAGTATTTCGTTAAATTATCAATTTATAGATTTTAGCAGAAGCTCTAGTGATGTAGAAAATCCTGACACTATTTCTTTTCAATTTCCACAGCAATTGCAAAAGCAAACTTTTGGTTTTGCGCATCAAGCAAAATGGCAGCGTTTTAATATAACAACTTTTGCAAAGTATTATTTATTAGATGCTAATTCTTTTGATACCTCTGTTACATCTAATCTTCTAGAAACAAGACAATCATCCTTAAATAATTTTGGTTATGGTTTTGCTGCTACCTATTTTATTTTACCAAAATTGCAAATAAAGTCTTCTTTTGAACGCGCTTTTAGATTGCCAGAATCTGTAGAATTGTTAGGTGATGGCCTTTTTACAAGAAGAAATGCAAACCTTTTACCAGAAGAAAGTTACAATTTTAATTTAGGCGTAAAATATGAATCAAATAGTTTTAGCAATCATATTTTTAATTTTGAAACCAATTATTTTTTAAGAAATACAAACGATTATATTCGATTAGACCAAGCGCAATCTCAGCCTGTAGACAGACAATTTATAAATATTGGTAAAGTTTTTACAAATGGTTTTGAAGTTGATTTACAATATAGATGGAAACAGAAATTAAGAATTAGTGCAAACGCAACGTATCAAAATATTATAGACAAACAAGAGTTTATAACAACTACTAATTTAGGAGGAACAATAGAAACTCCCAATTTAAATTTCGATTTTAAAGTGCCAAACATCCCATTTTTATATGGAAACTTAAATGTGGATTATTCTTTTAAGCCATCACCAAAAAATAACAAATTAAATATTGGGTATTCTTTAAATTATGTGGAAGAATATTTTTTTACACCCAATCAATTAGGAGCCAATAATCAAGACAATATACCAACACAATTGTCTCATAATGCTATGGTTTCTTATGAAATTGATGAAGGTAAATACAACATTTCTTTAGAAGCAAGAAATATTACGAATCAAGATTTATTTGACAATTATTTATTGCAAAAACCAGGGAGATCATTTTTTATAAACTTTAGATATTACTTAGAAAAACAATAA